A window from Leguminivora glycinivorella isolate SPB_JAAS2020 chromosome 16, LegGlyc_1.1, whole genome shotgun sequence encodes these proteins:
- the LOC125234623 gene encoding uncharacterized protein LOC125234623, whose translation MSDTSEHLFNFVPLASSQTQSQSERESGVRRLSLGVKRKATPVYSFIKKPHRNGGTKVIKIEIYDSNKLNENFEHICKCNAELCAQYVVKNTLLDQVYELTRRVIDKIDEGLSSDTPHGYTIE comes from the exons ATGtcg gaTACATCAGAACACCTATTCAACTTCGTTCCTTTGGCATCATCCCAAACTCAAAGTCAGAGTGAACGGGAGTCAGGGGTGAGACGTCTGTCCTTGGGGGTCAAGAGGAAGGCAACACCCGTTTACTCGTTTATCAAAAAACCACATCGGAATGGAGGTACAAAAGTCATCAAAATAGAAATTTACGACAGTAACAAATTGAATGAGAACTTTGAACATATATGTAAATGTAATGCCGAGCTGTGTGCCCAATATGTAGTGAAAAATACGTTATTAGACCAAGTTTACGAATTAACGCGTAGAGTAATTGACAAGATAGACGAAGGTTTGTCCTCAGATACGCCACATGGGTACACCATCGAATAA